A stretch of Ectothiorhodospiraceae bacterium BW-2 DNA encodes these proteins:
- a CDS encoding hydrogenase expression/formation protein: MNALLAELEQMLQQLLERGESSYLTLSELSLSAAARAKLRQALGTDAPVRIEADLEQKVRIIACEIPAIWWVVHYDERDNRTDEFIEVNFFPDIATADEEQIESSIAILRAELFARSRRYR, from the coding sequence GTGAACGCCCTGTTAGCAGAGCTTGAGCAGATGTTGCAGCAGCTGTTAGAGCGGGGGGAGAGTAGCTATCTTACTCTGAGCGAGCTCTCGCTTAGCGCCGCTGCACGGGCTAAATTAAGGCAGGCGCTAGGGACAGATGCGCCGGTGAGAATCGAGGCGGATCTAGAACAGAAGGTGCGCATTATCGCCTGTGAAATCCCTGCTATCTGGTGGGTCGTCCACTATGATGAGAGGGATAATCGTACCGATGAGTTTATTGAGGTCAACTTTTTTCCCGACATTGCTACCGCCGATGAGGAGCAGATTGAGTCGTCGATTGCCATACTACGAGCGGAGCTGTTTGCCCGCTCAAGACGCTATCGATAG